A region of Piscinibacter gummiphilus DNA encodes the following proteins:
- a CDS encoding MBL fold metallo-hydrolase: MIFRQLFDAASSTYTYLLGCATTRQAVIIDTVFEQHFRDRALIEELGLHLVAALDTHCHADHVTGAWLMQQATGCRIGISARYGADLHGADLRLDHGDRIPFGMRHLAVRATPGHTDGCVTYVSDDQRLAFTGDCLLIRGAGRCDFQQGHAGTLYQSITGQIFSLPDDCLVFPAHDYVGRTMSCVGEERVHNPRIGGQADERDFVGFMENLNLPHPKQLAVAVPANLRSGQPEGGKPPSLADWAPVRQTYAGLIEIEPDWVADHLDDVLLLDVRQPAEMDERLGRIRNARLLPLSELKAHLEELPKDRPIVTVCHAGMRSGQATVLLKQGGFTRVANMRGGMLVWQQLGLPVVRGEGL; encoded by the coding sequence CTGATCTTCCGCCAGCTGTTCGACGCCGCGTCGTCGACGTACACCTACCTGCTGGGCTGCGCCACGACGCGGCAGGCGGTGATCATCGACACGGTGTTCGAGCAGCACTTCCGCGACCGCGCGCTGATCGAGGAGCTGGGGCTGCACCTCGTGGCCGCGCTCGACACGCACTGCCACGCGGACCACGTGACCGGTGCCTGGCTGATGCAGCAGGCCACGGGCTGCCGCATCGGCATCTCGGCGCGCTACGGCGCGGACCTGCACGGGGCCGACCTGCGGCTGGACCACGGCGATCGCATTCCCTTCGGCATGCGCCACCTCGCCGTGCGCGCCACGCCGGGGCACACCGATGGCTGCGTCACCTACGTCAGCGACGACCAGCGGCTGGCCTTCACCGGCGACTGCCTGCTGATCCGGGGTGCCGGCCGCTGCGATTTCCAGCAGGGGCACGCGGGCACGCTGTACCAGTCGATCACGGGGCAGATCTTCAGCCTGCCCGACGACTGCCTCGTGTTCCCCGCGCACGACTATGTGGGCCGAACGATGTCGTGCGTGGGCGAGGAGCGCGTGCACAACCCGCGCATCGGCGGCCAGGCCGATGAACGCGACTTCGTGGGTTTCATGGAGAACCTGAACCTGCCGCACCCGAAGCAGCTCGCGGTGGCGGTGCCCGCCAACCTGCGCTCGGGCCAGCCCGAGGGTGGCAAGCCGCCGTCGCTCGCGGACTGGGCGCCGGTGCGGCAGACCTACGCGGGGCTGATCGAGATCGAACCCGACTGGGTCGCCGACCACCTCGACGACGTGCTGCTGCTCGACGTGCGCCAGCCCGCGGAGATGGACGAGCGCCTCGGCCGCATCCGCAACGCGCGGCTGCTGCCGCTGAGCGAGCTGAAGGCGCACCTCGAGGAACTGCCGAAGGACCGCCCGATCGTCACGGTGTGCCACGCGGGCATGCGGTCGGGCCAGGCGACGGTGCTGCTGAAGCAGGGCGGCTTCACGCGGGTCGCCAACATGCGGGGCGGCATGCTGGTGTGGCAGCAGCTGGGGCTGCCGGTGGTGCGTGGAGAAGGCCTCTAG
- a CDS encoding AraC family transcriptional regulator, with translation MNVSPVNFKAVAYVLDVEGFDSAAALERCGFGAIDALDDHGPWLPARQLGDLMAAAVDVTRDPCFGLVAGKSKGLMRHVTLMQVTLVAPTLRQVIDDICRFAPLYLERSEVELCVRSDAAEIVVAPVVSLGVGGRFRTELVATSAAQMVRFARGAAEDILAVEMPHACPPGQASRYAATFGPQVRFGCDRCAVAFNPRLLDMPLQTHDPGAYAAARRVAEAALAAHGPMPRIAERVKHWLLSVMPRQPSLKEAAARFRLSERGLRRQLSASGVTYTELTQQCHRSVAEHLLARRDLSIQQVADRLGFASVASFHRAFRRWTGSTPVRWRDAPLSGARRTPSGEAP, from the coding sequence ATGAACGTGTCGCCCGTCAACTTCAAGGCCGTGGCCTACGTGCTCGATGTCGAAGGGTTCGACTCGGCCGCGGCGCTCGAACGCTGCGGGTTCGGCGCCATCGACGCGCTGGACGACCACGGGCCCTGGTTGCCGGCTCGCCAGCTCGGTGACCTGATGGCGGCCGCGGTGGACGTGACCCGCGACCCGTGTTTCGGCCTGGTCGCCGGCAAGAGCAAGGGGCTCATGCGGCACGTCACGCTGATGCAGGTGACGCTGGTGGCGCCGACGCTGCGGCAGGTGATCGACGACATCTGCCGGTTCGCACCGCTGTACCTCGAACGGTCCGAGGTCGAGTTGTGCGTGCGGTCCGATGCCGCGGAGATCGTCGTGGCGCCCGTGGTGTCGCTGGGCGTGGGCGGGCGCTTCCGGACCGAGCTGGTGGCCACGAGCGCCGCGCAGATGGTGCGGTTCGCGCGCGGTGCCGCCGAGGACATCCTCGCGGTCGAGATGCCCCACGCCTGTCCGCCCGGGCAGGCCTCGCGGTACGCGGCCACGTTCGGCCCGCAGGTGCGCTTCGGGTGCGACCGTTGCGCGGTCGCCTTCAACCCGCGCCTGCTCGACATGCCGCTGCAGACCCACGACCCGGGTGCCTATGCCGCCGCGCGCCGCGTCGCCGAAGCGGCGCTGGCGGCGCACGGCCCGATGCCACGCATCGCCGAACGCGTGAAGCACTGGCTGCTCTCCGTGATGCCGCGGCAGCCCTCGTTGAAAGAAGCTGCGGCGCGCTTCAGGCTGAGCGAGCGGGGCCTGCGGCGCCAGCTGTCGGCCTCGGGCGTGACGTACACCGAGCTCACGCAGCAATGCCACCGGTCGGTGGCCGAGCACCTGCTGGCCCGGCGCGACCTGTCGATCCAGCAGGTGGCCGACCGGCTCGGGTTCGCCTCGGTCGCGAGCTTCCACCGGGCCTTCCGGCGATGGACCGGCTCGACGCCGGTGAGATGGCGCGACGCACCCTTGTCCGGAGCACGACGCACCCCCTCCGGGGAAGCCCCGTGA